A stretch of Toxoplasma gondii ME49 chromosome V, whole genome shotgun sequence DNA encodes these proteins:
- a CDS encoding hypothetical protein (encoded by transcript TGME49_307450): MPYIASYTTISVQVVSLNAHVTNIHSRGILCRLSSSQQPVGGSVVAVAGDLDLTGLLKNTESEISKKRSCEERIRVACRARNLV, translated from the exons ATGCCTTACATTGCTTCATATACGACCATTAGCGTGCAAGTTGTCAGTCTCAATGCACATGTAACAAACATCCATTCGCGTGGCATCTTGTGTCGTCTTTCATCGTCGCAGCAGCCGGTCGGCGGAAGTGTTGTCGCTGTTGCTGGTGATCTCGACTTGACGGGTCTCTTGAAGA ACACAGAAA GTGAAATCTCCAAGAAGAGGTCATGTGAAGAAAGAATAAGAGTAGCGTGTAG GGCAAGAAATCTAGTTTAG